GGCGGCCTCGTCGGTGCCGGCGTGCTCGCGATGCACGAAACATTGAAAGTTCGCGGAGTGGCGCCATGACCGCTGAGCAAACCAAGGGAAGTGTCGCGGTCGAATTCGACGGCGTGGTGAAGGCCTTCGGTCCGGTGCAGGTGCTGCACGGGGTGAGCTTTTCGCTGGCGCCCGGCCATGTGTACGGATTGCTCGGCGAGAACGGTGCGGGCAAGTCCACGCTGATGAAAATTCTTGCGGGGTATGAGCAGTTGAGCGGCGGCACGCTGCGCATCAACGGCCAGCCGCAGCGGTTCGCGAGCTCGCGCGACGCGGAGGCGCTGGGCATCGTGCTGATCCACCAGGAGTTCAATCTCGCCGAAGACCTGAGCGTGGCGCAGAACATCTTCCTCGGTCATGAAAAGAAAATGTCGCCCCTTGGCCGCCGTTTCACGGCGTCCGTCCCCCGAGGGGAGCAAGGAAGCTTGGGGCGGCCCGGCGCTTCCTTGAAGGGCTGGCTGCTCGACGACACGTCGATGGAGCGTGACGCCGCAGCAGCACTCGCCGCCGTCGGCCTGCAGGTCGATCCGCGCACCAAGGTGCGACGACTCATCGTGGCCGAGAAGCAGCTCGTCGAGATTGCCAAGGCCATCGCGCGGCGCGCGCGCCTGCTCATCATGGACGAGCCGACCGCCACGCTCACGCCCGGCGAGACCGAGCGGCTCTTCAAGCTCATTGCGCAGCTGCGTGCCGATGGCGTGACCATCGTCTACATCTCGCACAAGCTCGACGAGGTGGAGCAGGTGACCGACGAAGTGATCGTGATGCGCGACGGCCGCTTCGTCGCACGCGCGCCGACGCCCGAGGTCACGCGCCAGCAGATGGCCAACCTCATGGTGGGCCGCGAACTGGCCGACCTGTACCCGCCGCGCGACGTGGTGGTGGCCGCCGATGCGCCGGCCATGCGCGTGCGCAACTTCAGCGTGCCCGGCTGGGCAAACGACGTCGGTTTCGAGGTGCGCCCCGGCGAGATCCTCGGCTTCGCGGGCCTGGTCGGCGCGGGGCGCACCGAATTGTTCGAGGGTTTGCTCGGCCTCAGGCCCGGGAGCGGCCAGGTCGAGATGCTCGGCAGGCCGGTGCCCGACCGGAAGGGCTGGCGCAATCCGCGCGATGCCGCAAAACACGGACTCACGTATCTCAGCGAAGACCGCAAGGGCAAGGGCCTGCACGTGGACTTCGGCCTGCGCCAGAACCTCACGCTGATGGCCCTCGAACGCTATGCCCAGCCTTGGCTCCAGCCGGACGCCGAACGCGGTGCGCTGGCCGAGGCCGTGAAGGACTACGGCATCCGCACCGGCTCGCTCGACGTAAAAGCCTCGTCGCTCTCGGGCGGCAACCAGCAGAAGCTCGCGCTCGCCAAGGTGCTGCAGCCGAAGCCGAAAGTGGTGGTGCTCGACGAGCCCACGCGCGGTGTCGACATCGGTGCCAAGCGCGACATCTATTTCCTGATCCAGCGACTCGCCCGCGAAGGGCTCGCGGTGATCGTCGTTTCGTCCGAGCTGATGGAACTCATCGGCCTGTGCCACCGCGTGGCGGTGATGCGCGCGGGCCGGCTCGTCGCCACGCTCAACGCCGACCATTTGACTGAAGAGGAGCTCATCGCTCATGCCACCGGAACAGCAGACACCCACGCCGCAGCCTGACGCCGCGCCCCACCGCAGCGAGAGCAAGCCGCGCTGGACCGAGCACCTGCACGGACTCGGCCCGGTGATCGGCCTTGTGCTGCTGTGCATCGCCGGCACGCTGCTCAACAGCGACTTCGCCACCGTCGACAACGCCATGAACGTGCTCACGCGCACGGCCTTCATCGGCATCATTGCGGTGGGCATGTGCTTCGTGATCATCTCGGGCGGCATCGACCTGTCGGTGGGCTCGATGGCGGCGCTCATCGCGGGCAGCGTGATCATGTTCATCAACTGGGCCGGGCCTGCGTCAGGCTCCCCGCTGATGGCGGTGGTGATGGGCGCCGTGCTCGCCGTGGTGCTCGGCGCGCTGTTCGGCCTGGCGCACGGCCTCCTCATCACCAAGGGGCGCATCGAACCCTTCATCGTCACGCTGGGCACGCTCGGCATCTTTCGCGCCTATCTCACCTACTTCGCCGACGGCGGCGCGCTCACGCTCGACAACGACCTGTCGGACCTTTATGCGCCGGTGTATTACGCAAGCCTCGCGGGCATCCCGGTGCCGGTGTGGGTGTTCGTCGTCGTCGCCATCATCGGCGGCGTCATCCTGAACCGCACAGCCTACGGGCGCTACGTGCAGGCCATCGGCTCGAACGAACAGGTGGCGCGCTACGCGGCAGTGGATGTCGACCGCGTGAAGATCCTCACCTACGTGCTGCTCGGCGTGTGCGTGGGCATCGCCACGCTGCTGTACGTGCCGCGCCTCGGTTCCGCTTCGCCCACCACCGGCCTGTTGTGGGAGCTCGAGGCGATTGCCGCGGTGATCGTCGGCGGCACCGCGCTCAAGGGCGGTGCGGGCAGCATCACCGGCACCGTGGTGGGCGCGATCCTGCTCTCGGTCATCAGCAACATCCTGAACCTCACCAGCATCATCAGCGTGTACCTGAATGCCGCGGTGCAGGGTTTCGTGATCATCATCGTTGCGTTCCTCCAGCGCGGCCGGCGCTAGCCAGATCTTTCGTGTTCCGTTCCATCAACCACAAGGAGACATCCAGCATGACAAGCTTCACACGACGCATCGCACTCACGGCCGTTGCCGCCGCGGCGTTCGCCAGCCTGCCCGCGCTCGCCGCGGAACAGGTCAACCTCGGCGTTTCGATTCCCGCGGCCACGCACAGCTTCATGGGCGGCATCAACTACTGGGCCAACCAGGCGAAGAAGGATCTGGAGAAGGAACACAAGGACCTGAAGATCACGATCAAGACCGCGGCCAACGCGCCCGAGCAGGCAAACCAGCTGCAAGACCTTTCGACGGTGACCAAGATCAACGCGCTCGTGGTGTTCCCGTTCGAATCGGCCGCGCTCACCAAGCCGGTGGCGCAGGTCAAGGCCAAGGGCGCCTACGTGACCGTGGTCGACCGCGGCCTGACCGACACCAGTGCGCAAGATGCCTATGTGGCCGGCGACAACACCGCCTTCGGCCGCATTCCGGCTGAATACATCGCCAAGCAGCTCGGCGGCAAGGGCAACGTGGTTGCGCTGCGCGGTATTGCCACCACGCTGGACAACGAGCGCATGGATGCCTTCAACGCGGTGCTCAAGAACCACCCCGACATCAAGCTGCTCGATGCCAAGTACGCCAACTGGAACCGCGACGACGCCTTCAAGGTCACGCAGGACTACCTCACGCGCTTCAAGCAGATCGACGCCATCTGGGCGGCCGACGACGACATGGCCGTGGGCGTGCTCAAGGCCATCGAGCAGGCCAAGCGCGACGACATCAAGATCATCTTCGGCGGCGCGGGTGCCAAGGGCATGGTCAAGACCGTCATGGACGGCAAGGACAAGCGCATCGGCGCCGACGTGAGCTACTCGCCCAAGTTCATCTACGACGCGATCAAGCTCACGGCCGAAGCACGGCTGAAGGGCGAGAAGCTGCCGGCGACGACGATCATTCCTTCGGTGCTGATCACGAAGGAGAACGCGAAAGATTTCTACCACCCCAACTCGCCGTTCTGAGCTGCCTTCCGCCCTCTCCCCTCGGGAGAGGGTTGGGGTGAGGGTCAGCGGCGATGGCCGGAGCCATGTGCTCGCGAACGACGATGCCCTCACCCTGGCCCTCTCCCAGAGGGAGAGGGAACAGTTACCCGTGAACATCGAGGAGATTGATGACCGATACACCTCTTCGCAAGCTCCGCTGCGCCATGGTCGGCGGCGGCCGCGACGCCTTCATCGGCGCCGTGCACCGCAAGGCCATGGCGCTCGACGGGCAGATCGAGCTCGTGGCTGGCGCGCTGTCGTCGAGCCCCGAGAAGGCGCGCGCTTCCGGCCGCGACCTCGGCCTGGCGGAAGACCGCAACCACGGCGACTGGCAATCGCTGCTGGCCGACGAGCTCAAGCGCCCGCCGGAAGAGCGCATCGACTTCGTCTCGATCGTCACGCCCAACCACGTGCACTTTCCGGTCGCACAGGCGTTTGCCGAGGCGGGCTTCCACGTGGTGTGCGACAAGCCGCTGGTGCACACGCGCGAGCAGGCCGACGCGCTGGTGGCCACCGTGGCCAGGCAGGGCACGGTGTTCGGCGTGACCTACAACTACACCGGCTACCCGATGGTGCGGCAGGCGCGCGAGATGGTCCGCTCGGGCCAGCTCGGCGAACTGCGCAAGGTGGTGGTCGAATACAACCAGGGCTGGCTCGCCAGCCATGTCGAAGGCAGCGGCAGCAACAAGCAGGCCGACTGGCGCACCGACCCCGCGCGCAGCGGCGCGGCCGGCGCCATCGGCGACATCGGCTCGCATGCGGAGAACCTCGTTGCCAGCGTGACCGGACTGGAGATCGAAAGCCTGTGCGCCGACCTGAGCGCCTTGGTGCCGGGCCGCATGCTCGACGACGACGGCAGCCTGCTGCTGCGCTTCAAGGGCGGCGCGCGCGGCGTGCTGATCGCCTCGCAGATCAACACCGGGCTGGAGAACGACCTGCGCCTGCGCATCTCCGGCGCGCTCGGCACGCTCGAATGGCGCCAGGAACGGCCGAGCGAGCTGCTGCACTTGCCGCATGACGGACCCAAACGCATCCTCACGCGCGGCTCGCCGTGGCTCTGCGAATCGGCGCAGCGCGCGAGCCGGCTGCCTGCGGGCCATCCAGAAGGTTTCATCGAAGCCTTTGCCAACATCTACGGCGGCGTTGCAGCGGACATCCGCGCGCGCATTGCGGGCCGGCAGGCCGACGCTATCGCAGCCGACTATCCGCGCGTGGAAGACGGGGCGCGCGGCGTTCGCTTCATCGAGCGCACGGTGGCTTCGGCGAAAAGCGAATTAAAGTGGATGCCCTGGTAGTAGCGTGCCGGCCTCGCATCCGCGAGGCCGTGGCGTATTGCCACCGGCCCCCATGACCTTCTTCTCTTCTTCCGAAAAACTTTCGTCGACGCGATGGCTGCGCGCCCTGTGGCTGCGCTGCACGACGCTGTGGCCGGTGAAGCTGGTCGGCAACACGGTCGCCACGCTTGGGTTCTTTCCGCTGTACTTCTGGATCATGAAGAACGCCGGCGAGGCCTGGGTGCTGCCGCTCACCGCCTTCGACCGGCTGATTGCATTCTGGCCGGTGCTGCTGCCGGTCTACCTGTCGCTGTGGGGCTACATCGCGCTGCCGATACTCTTGGCGAAGGACAGGCGCGAACTCTGGAGCTTTTCTTTCGGCTGCGCGGTGATGACGGCGATTGCACTCGTGGTGTTCTGGTTCATGCCCACGGCAATACCCAACTTCACCATCGAGGCCGTCCCGGGCAGCTCCCTCCACTTCCTGAAGGCGGTCGACTCGGCCGGCAACGCTTTTCCGTCGCTGCATGTGTCGTTCTCGGTCTTCACCTGCATCGTGCTCGCGCGTCAGCTGCGCGAGGTCGGCGCACCGGCGTGGCTGCGCCTTTTCAACGTGGCATGGGCCGTGGCCATCGTGTATTCGACGATGGCCGTGCGGCAGCATGTGCTGATCGACGTGCTCGGCGGACTGGCGCTGGGCCTGGCGCTCGGCTTCACGTCGCGCGAACGCGGCACGGCGGGGGCCGCGCAGGCTCGGCCCGCGTAGGCCGATTGCGCTATTCCGTCCGCGCGGCGCATGCGGTACAACCCGGGCATCGTTCCTTTATCGTCCTTCGATCCGACGCGGAGCCCGCCATGAAGATTCGCCCATCCGCCATTGCCGTCTTCATGTGGGCCGGCGCGGCCGCCATGCCCGCCCTGGCCATCGACTATCCCGCGCGCAAGCCCGGCCTGTGGGAAATCCACACCGGCGACGGCACCGCCGCCAAGGGCGCGAGCCAAACCATCCAGCAGTGCATCGACGCGGCCAGCGACAAGGCGCTGCGCGACATGGGCCAGGGCATGGGCAAGGACACCTGCACGAAACAGGAGCTGCGCAATGAAGGCGGCAAGCTGGTCGTCGATTCGGTCTGCGGGATCGGCCCTACCACCGCCACTTCGCATGCCGTGATGAGCGGCGACTTCAGCTCGGCCTACCGCATGGAAAGCAAGTCGACCTACAGCCCGCCACTGATGGGCCGAACCGAAGGCTCGGCCGTCATCGAGGCCAGATGGGTCGGCCCCTGCAAGGCCGGGCAGAAACCGGGCGACATGATCATGTCCAACGGCATGAAGATGAACGTGCTCGACGTGATGGGCGGGCACAAGAGCAAGAAGTAGGCGCCGGCCCACAGCGCTTCGCGGCCCGCGTTCGGCGACGCGGCGGCGCGCCAGCGCCTACGATGCGGGCCATGGCCGCGAAGGAAGAAGATCTCGTCGTCGCTCGCCCCGAGGGGCTGTATTGCCCGCCGGGCGATTTCTACATCGACCCCTGGCGGCTGGTGGCGCGCGCCGTCATCACGCACGCCCATTCGGACCACGCGCGCGCGGGCCATGCGCACTACCTGGCGCATGCCGACAGCGCCGGCACGCTGCGCACCCGCCTCGGCAGCGACATCGCGCTGCAGACGCTCGGCTACGGCGAAGCCATCGACCATCACGGCGTACGCGTCTCGCTGCATCCGGCCGGCCATGTGCTGGGCTCGGCCCAGGTTCGCCTTGAACACGGCGGGCGCGTGTGGGTTGCGTCTGGCGACTACAAGACCGAGCCCGATGGCACCTGCACGCCCTTCGAGCCCGTGCCGTGCGACACCTTCATCACCGAGTCGACCTTCGGCCTGCCGATCTACCGCTGGCCTACGCAGACCGTGCTGTTCAGGGAGATCGATGCGTGGTGGCGCGCCAACGCGGAGGCCGGCCGCGCGTCGGTGCTGTTCTGCTACGCCTTCGGCAAGGCGCAGCGCATCCTGCATGGCGTGGATGCATCGATCGGCCCGATCGTCGTGCATGGCGCGGTCGAGCCGCTCAACGCCGTCTACCGTGCCGCGGGCGTGGCGCTGCCGGAGACGCTGCGCGTTACCGACCCGGGCGTCGATGCGGCGCTGCTGAAGCGCGCGCTGGTGCTTGCGCCGCCGTCCGCGCAGGGCACGCCATGGATGCGCCGCTTCGGCAACTATGCCGATGCCTTCGCGAGCGGTTGGATGCAGTTGCGCGGCACGCGCCGGCGCCGCGGCGTGGACCGCGGCTTCGTCATGTCGGACCACGCCGATTGGCCGGGCTTGCAGCAGGCGATTGCGGGCACGGGCGCCAGCCGGGTGTTCGTCACCCACGGCAGCGTGGCGGTGATGGTGCGCTGGCTGACCGAGAGCGGGCTGGAGGCGCAGGGCTTCAAGACCGAATACGGCGATGAAGATGACGAGCAAACTCCCTCCCCTTCCGGGGGAGAGTTGGGGAGGGAGCAAGCGGCGCTCGATGCGGACGCTGTCGGCCCCCATCCCGGCCTTCCCCCGGAAGGGGAAGGAGCAACAACGCGATGAAGGACTTTGCGGCGCTCTACCGCGAGCTCGACGCCAGCACCTCGAGTCTCGCCA
The Variovorax paradoxus genome window above contains:
- a CDS encoding ABC transporter permease; the encoded protein is MPPEQQTPTPQPDAAPHRSESKPRWTEHLHGLGPVIGLVLLCIAGTLLNSDFATVDNAMNVLTRTAFIGIIAVGMCFVIISGGIDLSVGSMAALIAGSVIMFINWAGPASGSPLMAVVMGAVLAVVLGALFGLAHGLLITKGRIEPFIVTLGTLGIFRAYLTYFADGGALTLDNDLSDLYAPVYYASLAGIPVPVWVFVVVAIIGGVILNRTAYGRYVQAIGSNEQVARYAAVDVDRVKILTYVLLGVCVGIATLLYVPRLGSASPTTGLLWELEAIAAVIVGGTALKGGAGSITGTVVGAILLSVISNILNLTSIISVYLNAAVQGFVIIIVAFLQRGRR
- a CDS encoding substrate-binding domain-containing protein codes for the protein MTSFTRRIALTAVAAAAFASLPALAAEQVNLGVSIPAATHSFMGGINYWANQAKKDLEKEHKDLKITIKTAANAPEQANQLQDLSTVTKINALVVFPFESAALTKPVAQVKAKGAYVTVVDRGLTDTSAQDAYVAGDNTAFGRIPAEYIAKQLGGKGNVVALRGIATTLDNERMDAFNAVLKNHPDIKLLDAKYANWNRDDAFKVTQDYLTRFKQIDAIWAADDDMAVGVLKAIEQAKRDDIKIIFGGAGAKGMVKTVMDGKDKRIGADVSYSPKFIYDAIKLTAEARLKGEKLPATTIIPSVLITKENAKDFYHPNSPF
- a CDS encoding Gfo/Idh/MocA family protein — translated: MTDTPLRKLRCAMVGGGRDAFIGAVHRKAMALDGQIELVAGALSSSPEKARASGRDLGLAEDRNHGDWQSLLADELKRPPEERIDFVSIVTPNHVHFPVAQAFAEAGFHVVCDKPLVHTREQADALVATVARQGTVFGVTYNYTGYPMVRQAREMVRSGQLGELRKVVVEYNQGWLASHVEGSGSNKQADWRTDPARSGAAGAIGDIGSHAENLVASVTGLEIESLCADLSALVPGRMLDDDGSLLLRFKGGARGVLIASQINTGLENDLRLRISGALGTLEWRQERPSELLHLPHDGPKRILTRGSPWLCESAQRASRLPAGHPEGFIEAFANIYGGVAADIRARIAGRQADAIAADYPRVEDGARGVRFIERTVASAKSELKWMPW
- a CDS encoding ligase-associated DNA damage response exonuclease is translated as MAAKEEDLVVARPEGLYCPPGDFYIDPWRLVARAVITHAHSDHARAGHAHYLAHADSAGTLRTRLGSDIALQTLGYGEAIDHHGVRVSLHPAGHVLGSAQVRLEHGGRVWVASGDYKTEPDGTCTPFEPVPCDTFITESTFGLPIYRWPTQTVLFREIDAWWRANAEAGRASVLFCYAFGKAQRILHGVDASIGPIVVHGAVEPLNAVYRAAGVALPETLRVTDPGVDAALLKRALVLAPPSAQGTPWMRRFGNYADAFASGWMQLRGTRRRRGVDRGFVMSDHADWPGLQQAIAGTGASRVFVTHGSVAVMVRWLTESGLEAQGFKTEYGDEDDEQTPSPSGGELGREQAALDADAVGPHPGLPPEGEGATTR
- a CDS encoding phosphatase PAP2 family protein, with product MTFFSSSEKLSSTRWLRALWLRCTTLWPVKLVGNTVATLGFFPLYFWIMKNAGEAWVLPLTAFDRLIAFWPVLLPVYLSLWGYIALPILLAKDRRELWSFSFGCAVMTAIALVVFWFMPTAIPNFTIEAVPGSSLHFLKAVDSAGNAFPSLHVSFSVFTCIVLARQLREVGAPAWLRLFNVAWAVAIVYSTMAVRQHVLIDVLGGLALGLALGFTSRERGTAGAAQARPA
- a CDS encoding DUF3617 domain-containing protein, coding for MKIRPSAIAVFMWAGAAAMPALAIDYPARKPGLWEIHTGDGTAAKGASQTIQQCIDAASDKALRDMGQGMGKDTCTKQELRNEGGKLVVDSVCGIGPTTATSHAVMSGDFSSAYRMESKSTYSPPLMGRTEGSAVIEARWVGPCKAGQKPGDMIMSNGMKMNVLDVMGGHKSKK
- a CDS encoding sugar ABC transporter ATP-binding protein; its protein translation is MTAEQTKGSVAVEFDGVVKAFGPVQVLHGVSFSLAPGHVYGLLGENGAGKSTLMKILAGYEQLSGGTLRINGQPQRFASSRDAEALGIVLIHQEFNLAEDLSVAQNIFLGHEKKMSPLGRRFTASVPRGEQGSLGRPGASLKGWLLDDTSMERDAAAALAAVGLQVDPRTKVRRLIVAEKQLVEIAKAIARRARLLIMDEPTATLTPGETERLFKLIAQLRADGVTIVYISHKLDEVEQVTDEVIVMRDGRFVARAPTPEVTRQQMANLMVGRELADLYPPRDVVVAADAPAMRVRNFSVPGWANDVGFEVRPGEILGFAGLVGAGRTELFEGLLGLRPGSGQVEMLGRPVPDRKGWRNPRDAAKHGLTYLSEDRKGKGLHVDFGLRQNLTLMALERYAQPWLQPDAERGALAEAVKDYGIRTGSLDVKASSLSGGNQQKLALAKVLQPKPKVVVLDEPTRGVDIGAKRDIYFLIQRLAREGLAVIVVSSELMELIGLCHRVAVMRAGRLVATLNADHLTEEELIAHATGTADTHAAA